From the genome of Hippoglossus stenolepis isolate QCI-W04-F060 chromosome 13, HSTE1.2, whole genome shotgun sequence:
CAAATGTAGCAGTTGTGTTCTCTCCCTCACAGAAAACCTCCAAGTTATACGCTCCAGAATCTGCTGGTGACACTTTACGTTTTGTAATGTTGAGAAATGAATCATCATTAACACCTAGAAACCTCCTCGTCTCTCATCAGGTCTTCATTGGGAACCAGGAAGCGTACGTGACAAAGAGCAACACCTTCTCTCCACCTCTGATTGGACGGTTCATCAGACTCCACCCCATGAACTGGTACAACAAGGCCACAGTTCGCATGGAGTTCTACGGCTGCGAGCTCGACGGTAAAGTCTGTTCCTGCTCgtgtgagaaagaaaaggatgaaaTACATCAATATCTGTGTCACACATCATTGGTTCTATCTATCTAATCTGTAATCTGCGGCCTCAGGATGCTCGGTGCCCCTGGGGATCGAGAGCGGACTCATTGGGGATCGTCTCCTCACTGCCAGCTCCACGGCCTCCAGCTGGTACTCTGGACCCTGGAAACCGTCCCTCGCTCGCCTCAACAAGCAGGGAACCACCAACGCCTGGCAGGCCAAGGTACTGACTCTAATCCTGACCAGCAGGTCAGAATGGACACCTTCAGATTCAGCTATAGAgtgaaataaagatgaagaatATGTCTTTACTTACTTCTGTTTGAttaaaatgaagctaaaatatctcaggtGCTGCCGTCTGACATCGTCTGCAGcgtttttatttaataacttaactaattaaagccaaactactgcagccagccaccagagggcgatccaggcgatttggcttcacttgtgggaactttcatgtcctccatctttatcaTAGACTTTATGTAAAAATGTTCGTACATTCCAaaaacctgtcttctgtgtgaccagcagggggcgactctaCTGGTAGTTTCTGtagaaagtgactctacttctcactttataacgtcagtaaacatgtttatgtctcagtctctagtttcaagtcttcttcaaacagctgatgttcattttgtgaatcatgataatttagagtcaaacagaccataaagcactggatgtgttggggggtggataccacagtgtgattgacaggtagcaccgtccaatgggtgcgAGTGGGCGTGTCATCGAGCTCTCCGTCAGGCTCCGCCCCCAGTCCTCCCAATAATGGTTACCTCTGGTTTctaaaaaccaagatggcgctgaacaaactctctgtctgtgcttctcctcctcagtaCCATGACATGAGCCAGTGGCTGCAGGTGGAACTGCCGCAGGTGAAGAAGATCACAGGTATAATAACGCAGGGAGCCAAGTCTATGAGGACAGAGATGTACGTCATGTCCTACACTCTCCAGTACAGCGACAACGGGATCAACTGGATCCAGTACACAGACGACGAGGAGCTCCAGTACAAGGTGCAGCAAGATCACATGGGAACTGGAGACATGTGAACCAGGAGCAGATTCTAATCGatgtcttgtttctttctcaTCACATCCAGACCTTCTCaggaaacaataacaacaacgaCCACGTGAAGAACTACATCTACCCCCCCATCTTCTCACGCTTCATCCGAATCGTCCCCCGCAGCTGGACGAGCTCCATCACCATGAGGGTGGAGCTGCTGGGCTGCGAGTTTGAGTGAtgcaacacacactgaacttGCCTAAGATCAAGTCTAtgtaacaataataactttatttgtatttatctaaacaaggttgcAAAGCGCTTCTCAAGGTGcataaaacaaatgataaaactaaaaggtattcaattaaCATGTATGGGTCAAGTCATTACATATTAGGGTTGAGACCTTCAGATGAGTTTTAGAAAAGCAAACCATCAGTAAACTTTAGGCCTCGGAGATTCTTTGATTGAGTCCTTTGATCTCACTAACGTCATCTGCATCACATTTAAGCATCAAACAGGCTCCTCagaaatatttaacatgttattAGATTTCCTTTAAATctaatgaagctgcaccaaattacacacacatagaaattaagtcccctaaatatgtggCATTTGTTTCATCAGGATCTTTGTAGAGGATAAAACATATACAGATATACGAAATCAAAGCTTTtataatgtaaacacaaacatgcattcGTTAAACTCATCATAGTTTGTCGAACTTAACTGAAACATAAATCTCCTAAAtatcagtttctctctggtcgGGTTCAGAGGTTTTAACCTAATAGGATGTAAAAGTgttgaattattatattatatcttcatgtgtttttaatgctgtTATTTGTGTCATTGGTTTGTGCTTCATACTTTTCCTTGtgcaaagaaacatttaaataaattctaTATAAAGATATACTTCAGTGTATCTAATGCAGACACTCTGGTTCTATGTGATACAATTCTTCACTCTTTTGTTAATATTtctgtgattttttaaaactcgTTGCATTTCTAACTCTGACACGTCCAACTTTGTACTTCATGAAACGAATAGAgatgaatgtaaatatgtaagTAGAGGCCTTGTAATTTATTTTGCAATAAATAAGATGCCATATGATGGACCCTTCTTATTTGTACCAGCGATGAGCTCATCTCAGGAGCGTCGGTCTCTCTGCTACGAGCTCGTGAACCCTGGCGTCGTCCTGACCGCGTCACCTTCAGCACCTCTGCTCAGACCAGGTCGTTCAGCGGCACCTTCAGGGCCAAAGGTCAACAGACACGTGCAGCTGCAAACACATGGAGTGTTTATCCATTTGTTGATCGTGTGGAACTGGTCAGTGGACGTGTGAAGGTCCCAGCATGGATCCCCTGCCTGTTACTGGTGTGCTGGAGACCAGTGAACCCACAGGTAGATTTATTGCAGCGTCTGGGAGAAGTGAGAAGTTTGACTGTGGGAATAACGGATGAAATCATGAGGTGACAGCTACTTTATTGTTGAGGGAATTCTGTTGTTGCAGATGTAGGAGCTGGTGGACGTGTAGGTTCCAGACATTTAACCAGATTCTACTCTTTCAAACATGGAGATCCTCCAGTTGccaagtgaaaaacaaagtgacaccAGGTTCCTGTAGAGATGGTTCTGAACCTGCTCAGGTAACGTGACGCTGCAAACCAGCACATCAAAGTTCACCAGATGCAGAGCTCACCTTTCCCCAGTCTTCATCACCTCCCCCTCGCTGATGAAGACTGGTGATCCGGTCGAAAGCCCCTGAACAGACGAGTAGGTAAGGAAGTCAGTGAACTTTGAGATGAGATTGTTTTGTCAACTCCTCTTAACAACTGGGAAGCTAAATGGAAAAAATCCCTCCACTGTGATTCTGAGCTTCCAAACACCAGCTGCATCTCTGCGCTCTCACCACCAGGTGTCGCTGCAGCTTCACTTTTACCAGAGGTCAGATTCAGGCACAACATCCTCACGTGTCTGATCAACATCTGTCTGATGAGATCAAAGGAGCAGATGTGGCAGCAACCAGCATCTGtctgagaaacaacaacacggaaacaggtggaaacatgtgactaaagtcaaacacacaaaaacacaaacacacaaaaacacatcgACTCACTTCAACCTCATGACTTTACTCACACACCCTGATGGACATGACTCTATGACTCCTCATTTTACTGAGTGTGAATCACTACCAGAGAAATTATATATGGGAAGTGTCAACTACTAATTAAATGGTATAATTCAGGTTCTAACAATTCAATAGTTCCTCACAGGCAAAATCTGAGGTTTTATGGGATATGGATTCTTTTGTTGTTGGGATGAAActattttcctccttttcagTGGCTCTGCCTGGTGTTGTCATGTTGATGGATTGTGTACTTTTGTTTTAGTAGTAAACCAGTTTCCCCCTGGAGGTCAACAAAGTTTATCCTTTCCTATTTCCTATATCCTATATCCTATTTCCTATCCTAGCTTATACTATACTATAgatttataatatattgtactaagattatttttattaatgttgttgctgttgttgtagttacacaacaaatataataaataaactttaattaaCTTGTGACGAGTAATAATAAGTCAAGTGAACTTTAGTAAACTTTCCACTTCATTATATCGAATGTGTGACATCACTGAGATACATTaataaccgtgtgtgtgtgtgtgtgtgtgtgtgtgtgtgtgtgtctgtgtgtgtgtgtgtcagaatcTGCCCggtgataataataaaatgtgaagaaGCTGCGAGGTCACAAGTATTAATATCTGTGTTACTCCTCCTGTGACGTCACACGGGCTGTttacaaacacacttttatgagagagaggaggtgggggtaaCTTCAACCCGGGGAAACATTTATTGGTCActagactcacacacactcactcacgcacactcacactctcacgcacactcacgcacgcactctcacgcacgcacgcacgcgccgCCCACAGACTGTATAAAGCTGCAGCTCGCGCAGCTTCGGGCTCAGTTCGAGCTGCAGGATTCGAACAGCGGAACTTTAACACTGAGGAACTTTCACGTTCACTTCAGAACAACTGAGACTTTTCTGGATAAAAAACACTGGAATCATGAAATCTCCAAAACTCAAAGCTCAAGGTGAGTttattatacatgtatttattattaataaatcataACTTTGCTTTAATTGTCACTATAGGTTCATTCATGTTGTATAATCATATTTTAGTTCGCTATGAGGCTGCGTCTTCCACATTTAGGTGATTATGAACCTGATGAATCAcgtgttgttttgtctgttgtcCTGCAGCGGACCTGGCGAACGAGCACGACCTGAGCGACGTGCTGTGCGAGTTCGACGCGGTGATGGAGGACTTCACGTCGCCGGTGGAGAAGCGTCACTTCAGGTACGACGAGCACCTGAAGACCgcgaagaggaggagcagcgccAGCGTCAGCGACAGCGGCATCAGCGACTCTGACAGTGAGACCACCACCATGTCTTTATTCTGCAGGATCTTTACTAACGTCCTGCTCTAGTGTCGGTTAGAGGAGCATTAAcctcctcgtcttcatctgAGGAGGATCCAGAACTTTGAAACTGTGCAATAAGAAATATTCCACTCCTGCAAAGTGGGACTCCAGAATGGAGATCAGGTCCTGTAGAAATAATATCTGCCTCTTGTTGCTTACACACAGTGTGAGTCTTTTCTATCTGAGGCTCGTGGACCTTAAGCCTCATTAATGCTCCCTCACGGAGTcatatctcctcctcctcctcctcctcctcctcctcctcctcctgtgcagTATCTTATTTTGTGGTTGCACAtagcatgaaaacacaattacacaaaacGAGCAAGAGAAGTGCTCCAGAGATTTTGGGGTTAGATTAAGCTCCTGCTGCATATCTCTGGCAGCCCTGCCCCCGTATTGTGTCTCAGTTACTGAATTACTCAACCCTGCGGTGGCTTTAAGAATCTCCCTCCCCGGTAGCTGCCCCCTCATCGAGGACAGCTtctgacacactgaggaaaATATGTCTCAGGTCCCCACGAGTAAGGAAACTGCAGCTTCCCACATGTGTGAGTGGGCTGGGATCTCCAGGgagtgaggagaaaagatcTTCATGGTGGTTCAGATTTCTGGAAAGTTGTTCAGTGGAAGTGTGAGAAGAGACTTCAACCGTCCTCAGCTCAAACTGAGAGTCAGAGCTTTTTAAAGTGCAAATGATAAAGATCTGATGTGTTCCGGGGGTTTTGTGACTCCATCATCAGAGCCCACAGCGTTTACTCGTCCTGAGGATTGAGCAACGAGCAGCGTCAGGGGGGGGGCATGGGGGCAGGTGTTTGAACCTGTGGCTCTAATGAGCTTGTTGATCTGCTCCAGGGATCAGATTCCTGCCGGAGCTCCGTCTTCTCCATGGCGCTCTCATGAAGAGGAGCTGTCGACCCATTGTGCTGCAGCCTGATGGATGGACGGGCCGCCGACACCAGATTAATGACCCAAACTGAGATCCATCccagagaggaagtggaggcaggAATCAGGGAGCAgcgccctgtgtgtgtgtgggggggggggctcacgCTGTGTGTTCAGTGCTGAGTGGTTCAGGTCAGGGAGGAGGGGAGTTAAGTGGTCGACATTAAACACTGATGGTGTCTTCAGCCttttttatcacacacacacactcaacttcACAATCCCACATCGGGAGGGAACACTGTGTCGTCCATGTGACGCTCTGTAGATCTATAGATCTGTAGATCTGTAGATCTGTAGATCTGAGTCGTACAGATCAGCTGCAGCCCATCAACAAgctgctctgctcttcctcGATCCAGAGGAGCTGAGCGGAAACTTCTGCTGCTACAAACGCAGAGAAGAAGGTGTCGTGTCCAGAGATGGTTTGAGCTCAGGGGTCAGAGTCTCAGTTTGTGtatccaagtgtgtgtgtgtgaatacaagcacatgcatgtgtgtgac
Proteins encoded in this window:
- the rgcc gene encoding regulator of cell cycle RGCC, which gives rise to MKSPKLKAQADLANEHDLSDVLCEFDAVMEDFTSPVEKRHFRYDEHLKTAKRRSSASVSDSGISDSDSAESLNRNSFSFSDERLNSLTVFSPAAASPPRTSPKPKLGDTKELEDFIADLDKTLESM